From the genome of Astatotilapia calliptera chromosome 3, fAstCal1.2, whole genome shotgun sequence:
TGTCCGAATTCAAAGAGTACTCAAAATGTggcgacaaatgcgtcctactTTGCCCTGAATTCTAAGGATGGGTCCGATGTATCCTTCATGTCCTACTATATCCCAGGATTCATTGCGGGCCACCTGCCGCATAAATTCCGAACCAGTAGAAGGATTTTGGACCGGAACAATGGTGGGTGAACCAGGCGTGACAGTGGgagacgggattattttttaaaacgaaaacggaaaatctccattttcaaaaatacccgtgtacgtgtggacgtagcctaagatGTCAGAGATATGCAAGCAGGAGTGCCATGAAGTGCCATATACCACCGGAGAAAAGGTTCCTAGACAAATTTGCGCTTGCCTGTTAACAGTAGTTGTGGTCTGGTGGTACCTCCTCCAGGGCTGACACCTCAGATGACAGTTGGTCCCGCCAAGGAGCACCACTGACTGCCTCCAACCCAGCCTGGATCACTGAAAATATACACTTAATTCTTTCAACCCCACAATTATTGTTTCTACATAAATATTTTCTTGAATCCTGTAGTTGTTTTACTGTCCTTCAAATTGAACAAAAAGTGTAGAAAGTTCTGTTTGAATTATTGAAATGTCGTGTGACCGAGCAGTGAAAAATTAATTGACATCATAAGAAAACACAAGAATTTCattaacatttaaagaaaaatgtatttaaaatgcatttgtatATATCTGTAAGCATCAACTTCCTTCACAGTAAACTGTTGGGAGAGATTAATCAAAATTGTAGATGTTTTCTCCAAAAATTAATATTGTATTAGTTTATCACAAGAAAGgctttaaaattcaaatttgcAGAGTAaccttttacttttaaatttatattataaatataaatgtatacatATTTAGTTTGCTGCACAATTTAGCTTAATCGGTTAAATCACCACCACTCTGCACAAGGTTTAAGTGCTGACAAGAACAGCACTTAAACTTTCCGCTGTCATTAAAATGGACAACAGAGAAAATTTAGACGATATTGTGTAAACATGGAGTCAGAAGGTACTCCTTTTTCTGGGGCCATCACCCAGCCCTCCCCGtcctcctcctttccccacTGGACCCTAACTCTAAAATCAGTCTGCGGTCACCTTCCTTGTATTTTACCTTTGCGTAACTGTGCTTTGAAGCTTTGCTAATCAGTAAATCACTGCCAGCGAATCATAATTCAAAAAGAATAACTCAGCAGCGCAAAGTGAAGCTATGtattaatttagttttatgcACAGCCCACTGATCTCACTTCTAGTggtgaaatggtaaatggcctgcatttgtatagcgctttactcagtccctaagaaccccaaagcgctttacactacattcagtcattcaaccattcacacactggtgacggcaagctacattgtagccatagctgccctggggcgcactgacagaggcgaggctgccggacactggcgccaccgggccctctgaccaccaccagtaggcaaacacggggttagtatcttgcccaaggatatttggcatgcagccaggaggcagcctgggatcgaaccactgaccttctggttagtggctgacctgctctgccacctgagctacagctaccCATCATAGTGTTGCATCGCATCTCATCATCTGTTGTATGTTTTGTGCGTTTTCAAGTGTGATGTCCTCGTGATTTTTGATGACACGGTACAACCTGCATCCTGTTGGAGAACTGTatgtaaaaggaaacaaattagCGACATCAAAAAAAGAGTATTTAATATAtagttgctttgttttgttcaaaATGTTTATAATGTTCAAATATGCAAAATGATATTTTATAAAGGATgaattaaattgtttttgtgGATATTTATAATTGTTTGTTAGATGCTATGTTCGTTCATTTAaactatatttacattttatacttTCAAGTGTATTCCTATGccaagtttttatattttaaaaaaaatctaaaaaatagCTGGAAATGCATTAACAGTCTCATGTTTATTAATGAAACAAAGCACTCTTTAACATACAGTTATGTTGCAACCTCCCAAGTTTTAGAAGTAGTTAGTCGTTAttagaagtgtttgtgaactaaaaatcaagaataggggatactgtttgtccgtgatttggagagcccagcgtgTGCTCCCGACTCAGGGGAAACAAATTCTTGGAACAACAActgttgtgcaggtgaagccaaaggcaaGACATGCTTCGCATATCTTCTAGTtttggcttggaaggaagttggtttggaagcaTATTTGGCGCTGCTTCAACCTctgctttctgtttgtgtgggaCCCCTGTCAAAAAAACCTTATGCTTGCagtattcaatttttttttttttttaattcaacccCCCACTTTGGGATTCACTGGTGTAAATGTTTCTGCTGTAGATTACAGAAGACAGTCAGGGCTCAACTTGTGGTGAAGTTATTCAGTCTTTGTTTCCTTGGATCTTTTAGTCTAGTCTAAATGTATAATATATTTGCCTGTTATGTTATTTCCTGTTGTGTCCTTTGTGTGTTGTACTCTGTCCATAGCTTTAGTTATAATTGTCATTGATTATTTTCACCTGTACCTTCTTTTTCCCTAGCTGTGTCTCATCCCCTTGATTAGCCCTCAGTATATTTGAAACTAGTGacgggatttccggctctttttagagatccggctctttcggctcgactCACTAAAAAACCCCAGCTCTTTCGGCCCCCAactggctcttcaggttgttttgttgctttaatttattattaacaacagtATGAAATCAtgctaaaaaaaattactaatgtaaaaaaaaacatggttttatttatatatgtttatatataaatatatacggtggcccctagagaaaagcaaactccaaaacacatttctagcattaactgaactgccaaaacagagctacctagatcacttaaattacacaattgaaagcataggtgtattgtttctgtatttatacacaagcactcatatatatttaaataatgtaaaaaaaaaaaatgttcatttacctgttactactacacaccaaatccggtcgttggtacttcctggcttgtgtaggtaggtaacaaaagctcaacactgcctcAAACAACCTGGAgcactgttgtcttttgtacgtgcttcggagtttgtacgtgcctTGCCTCTAgaggccaccgtaaatatacttttatttattcactccacataaaatgcaataaataaacCATATAATACAAATTATAcaaaatataatacaaaaaacatttcaactttttctatttaaattttcagcttttcccttttaaacaaatttaaagtgaaacaacacaaaacactgcacaacacaattaaatataaattaaaatatgaaaacaaaaagaagatgcacattctcagTCATGGGCCtacatgaataaactttctgaatcctttatcatccgcaactgaaaatagttgtggatgattactatacctttctaatgtgacgttgttgtccctggctctttctctctctctccctcccgctctgttcctgtgctactgcgagtgtaactaccgcccctcccccctcttcccagcgcaaagcacaaggctcgcatgcggagtgacgcgggaaaaaagtgcgagagagtcGTTTCGtttgcgaccgacacatcactagtttCTGCTGTAAATTACAGAAGACAGTGAGGGCTCAACTTGTGGTGAAGTTATTCAGTCTTTGTTTCCGTGGATCTTTTAGTCTAGTCTAAATGTATAACATCTTTGCCTGTTGCCCAataatgtaaattttttgtttttctaaattttGTGGCCTGCCTCAAATGGGGGCTCTTCCTGTTACAACATGTGGTGGTGTTATTTCATTGCAGGAATAGCAGCGTTGCAACCTTCAGTGTTCTGCCTGAAACAAACACCCAGACAGTTGACTGTAACACCAAGAATAGCTGTCTtttccaaaaatataaaaactcccaggcttctagacttaTGATTGCCCAAAATTTCATTTATaacgtttacatgtggacggagatatttttttcaaaactgcacATGTGGACaagatggttttttttgttttgttttttttaaaaatgcccatgtacatgtggacgtagcctaaaacATGCTACCAATAAATAGTGATAATAAAAACTATGAGAGGCCATTAGTACGGTGGCTGGGAAGTGCAAatcgcaacaaattaaaaaaccgcaacaaattacaaaaaccccacaacaaaatacaaaaagcccacaacaaaatacaaaaagcccacaacaaattacaaaaagcccacaacaaaatacaaaaagcccacaacaaattacaaaaagcccacaacaaattacaaaaagcccacaacaaaatacaaaaagcccacaacaaaatacaaaaagcccacaacaaattacaaaaagcccacaacaaattacaaaaagcccacaacaaaatacaaaaagcccacaacaaattacaaaaagcccacaacaaaatacaaaacccccacaacaaaatacaaaacccccacaacaaaatacaaaacccccacaacaaaatacaaaaagcccacaacaaattacaaaaagcccacaacaaattacaaaacccccgcaacaaattaaaaatccttgaCGGAAAGGGATTGTCTGAAATACCGGAAGTGACACAACGATTAAGCTTACTCCATATTTTTAGCTCAGAAAAGTGATTCGGGATGTAAACAAACGTCGAGAAACGCACTCCTCACAGCGCTTCCTCATTACCCTGACCGTGCTCGCTGCATTAAAAATAGATGGAAAATGTTTTGTCCGTTTTGTGGCGTTAGCTTCTGCCTCTTCGCCCCTTTTTGTGCTTCCTGTGGACGGTCTCTGGAGCTTTTGCGGGACACAGACCAGGCCGAAGGATCAGACTCCCCAGGGACatcaaaacatacaaaaaattcTGAACAAAGTAATTTTGATATATTactcactttttttctcttcagtctATACTATTTCAGTTAAATAGCACGTTTATTTACCATTTtggcttttgtttctttttatgtttcctTATACTGTATTCTCGTCTACGTTTAGTAATGGAGAGTGCTTATAACCCCGTTTTGATGTTAAACGTTTTTCATTCAACCAGAACAAACATGTCCGTCATACAAGCAGTTCATGgagtacaaaaaatcaaaatcCAAAGAGCGTCAAGCCTTCAACTGTGGAGCAAAATTAAAACTCAAGCAACAGAGTAAACCTGTCAAGGTAAGCCATCACAGGTAAATTTATAAACGAGGATTTGGCAATTATTCTTAAAGTGATcttgcttttattatttgtttctaGATCAATATAGGAATAATGGCGAAACAACAAACGGACTTAAAACCGCTAAGAGGGAAAACACTGCCCTTATTTATTAGCCCCGAAATTACAGCCCCTGACCTCCTGAAGCAGGCTGTAGAAAAAATGATAACATTCAACAAGGACTTGGTGGAGGGACCATATGTCCTTTTGTATCCCGACTGCACAGAGGTGATAAATGTGCCTGGGACAGAAAGGCCATTCCGACTGGCAGACTACAAAGATGAAATAGGAAAGAACTACAACAGgatttctcttttcatttgcCCAGAGAGCCACTTCAAACAaggttttttaattttatattttgatgtATTTACATATACAACAACtaataatgtgtttattttctcaGCTCTGATTGCAGAGGATGGTACCTCAGACTCAGACCCTGAGATTGTGATTACATCAAGAAGCACAGCTGAGTTCAACCAGGCAGACACATTGGTGTGTACCTTTTTCCCCCTCCACCATGCCAGAGGCCTGTGAGTGGCCCAGGCTGAGTGctctatttttttctctataatGATCATAATTCTGTAACATCCATGGGTGGATTATTTTCATTGTGTGattgtatgttctttaaaaaaattattattattattttgatgaaCTAAATGCAATACGAAGTTGTTGAAAGCTTTGAAAAGTGCATATTTTTCATCTTAGGTTTTCAAACCACAAGACCAGAGTACCCCTAATGGTAAACATGCAGAGAAGGAGTAAGTTATTTCAGAGCTTGTTCTGCTATATATTAGAGTTGGGCAATACAATATGTCacaatatttctttgttttatttcagggaATATTGATATACATCACAATATAAACAGCTAGATTTGTACAtattaaatgtgccgttgctcataAGTAAGATGTGAAATCCTCAgaagcttgttttgatttaaatatttatttcctgtCATACGTTCAGACAGACAGATGTATTACCATATTACATTCCTTTCAGATAACTAAAAAAAGGTACATGTTAAAAACTAGATAAAAAGTCAGGGATAAAGATTTCCAGTTTCAAAAGACAACAAACACCATATCACTCAATTGCTTGgtcaattacatttaaaaaccaaaaagaatgattctaaaaataaatcttagtttacaGTAAGTTTTACAGGAGAACAGACATAAAATTGACAGTTTTTGTCAATATCATATGAATAAGCTAAGAAattgtcacggctggcggggtgagccgtgtggtgtgggggaaaaggaggacccaaaatgcggcagtgactgatgattcgagtgtttatttacaagtggtggagtggcaaaaacaggcagtGAGGCATGACAAAACAACtgcagaaacctaaactgggagaactaaatgacaaacctgagaccatgcaaaaggggtgcggggcagagagacaggaacggaacaccatagaacgcagacgagccgacaacgaacacagaccgacacccactatatacacacacacatacacaaggtaatcgggtaatcgcacacaggagggaagaacagctgatctgaatacacatgatgactggaggacacaagctgaacacaataacAGACACAGACTGTCAGAATAGAACAGGAAATCCAGAACacgagccttcaaagtaaagcaggaaacacacagactgatttacaacacaacacggggacatgaacagagcaccaaggacagacacaggtagggctgaatATACACCAAACTTCAGGTTCAACCCTAaactaatacaaaatcagaataaacacaaaacgctgggtcaacgacccaggaccatgacagaaataaaagcaaattctCCTAATCTCTccttgtatatttattttaatggtttGTTTAGATGTAAATGGTGCCCAAACATCTCCACGGGTGGTGTTGCTACTTCACTGTGCTGCAGGTAACAAGTCACCCTAACTGGACATGACGCTGTTCCCATAGCAATTGGTTGCTGCGCAACTTGATAAGGATTGACTATTCTTAtgtcaatgaaaaaaaagagggattAGAGGAATAAGCAGCATgtaaaatggatggatagcTCTATTGCAATAGTCTCATATTTCCATTGAGAAAAAAGTATAGTGCAATAcatattgttattttattgccCCGCCCTAATACAAATATTTATTGGTTTCATAGCATTTTTATAATGTTGGtatcataaaaaatataaaactgtatgAGATTCTTATCTGGACATTTTAATTCCAATTCTGTTTCAGACATGCTCCAGGACCTTCATCTACCATACAGCCATGTCAGGTATTTGGGCAATTTATGTCAGCATGAGGTTTTTTGCTATTGTTGAAATAATACAATGCTATGTATGTTTATGTACAGTATGCAatctttgttgttcttgtttttcagaTTGTAATATCTGATACAGAGGATCTTGATCACCAAAACGAAACAAATCCAGTCATGAGTCCCTATAGGTAAATAAAATTGTGTCTTATACGTAATTTTAAACCTGTAACTACAGTACACGTTTGGGTTTGTGAAATGGGTAAAGATAGTTATAGGGTCAACACAAGTTTTTCTAATGTTGGAATTATAATTTCTCAACAGTAAATATGCAGACCTGTGTGCCCCCTGCATTGAGGACGAGGATGAAGAGCTGGTTGAAGTTGCTTCACCGATGGATtccaaaacactgtaaaatatcAAATAATACTTCAAATAACAACGCTAAATTGTATAGTCTTGCATTCtgtctttcatttttgtgaTTACAGGGAAGACGTTAACATTACTCTACCTGACATCATTGCAAACTTATCCAGTGCTATTCATCATGGAAGTGTCAGCAGATTCAACATCTCAAGAGCAAATGTCTGGGATGGAGCAGTCAGGGGTTTCAGGCGGTTGTCATACTCTGAAACCAATGACATGTTGGTTAAATTTACTGATGATGCTGGCATTCTAGAAGAAGGACTTGATGCAGGTGGCCCAAAACGAGAGTTTTTGAGTCTGctaatgaaacacatgaaagatCGTCCCATTTTTGATGGACCAGAAGGACATCGATTCCTCGTCTACAATGCAAAGGGTATGCAATGATCAGATCTTTGataaacttaatttaaaaacatttttgggacttgtaaatcaatttgtttttaattattatcaGAAGCAACTCATTTTTTTTTGGATTATTTCAACACAGCATTAGTATGTCTATCTGGTCGATTGATCTGACATCGATCGGCTCTGATCGATTGATagagagaggtgtgtgtgtgtgagagagtttaTCATTTACTGTATTCATTCACAGCTGTAAGAGAGGATGACTACTACCTAGCAGGAAAGATGATAGCCGTGTCAGTTGTGCATGGTGGTCCAGGGCCCCATTTCCTGTCAGAAGAGCTGGTACATTATCTTGCAGGCCAGACTTCAGTAaaagcaacagttgcctcagtCACAGATGACGACATAGGGAAAGCTTTACTAGAGGTGAGGACAGCGCAGGATTTGAATGCAGGATAGAACTATAGTTTCTTCATCTGTATGAAATTAAAATCTTCTTTCTTTgtgtagggaaaaaaacaggaatgaAAATCAGACACGTAAGCTTACATTGTGTATGTCCATTTTTATGGGTTTTTCAGATCGACAGTGCTGGTTCAGTGGATGTCCTGCGTGACTGTGTCATAAAACACAGTACTATGCTACAGGTGGCTGGTTGTCTAAGGCATGTTTCCACAgttgaggaaaagaaagacattgTGTCTGACTATCTCCGGTGGTATATAATTGCTCGAAACTCATCTGTAATTGACAGGTAAGACTATTATAGAAGAGACTATGCACAACACCGTCATAACAATAATTCTATAATTTCCAACTGAAATGTTTTACATTCTCCAAGGTTTCCAAAGTTCAAAGTGTGTCCATAGTTTATGCATGTATTATGAACTGGTAAATGACACAAAGTTCTCCTCATTCTTTAGATTTAAAGAGGGTCTTTCAGCACTTAATTTCCTGAGTGCGCTCCAGCAACACCCTACTTTGCTTTCCCCGGTCCTGTGTCACATGGAAAAGAAACTCACAGCTCTTGAACTTGAGAGACTTTTCAAACCTGACTTCAGCCCATCTGGAAGTAACAGGAG
Proteins encoded in this window:
- the LOC113016877 gene encoding G2/M phase-specific E3 ubiquitin-protein ligase-like → MEYKKSKSKERQAFNCGAKLKLKQQSKPVKINIGIMAKQQTDLKPLRGKTLPLFISPEITAPDLLKQAVEKMITFNKDLVEGPYVLLYPDCTEVINVPGTERPFRLADYKDEIGKNYNRISLFICPESHFKQALIAEDGTSDSDPEIVITSRSTAEFNQADTLVFKPQDQSTPNGKHAEKEHAPGPSSTIQPCQIVISDTEDLDHQNETNPVMSPYSKYADLCAPCIEDEDEELVEVASPMDSKTLEDVNITLPDIIANLSSAIHHGSVSRFNISRANVWDGAVRGFRRLSYSETNDMLVKFTDDAGILEEGLDAGGPKREFLSLLMKHMKDRPIFDGPEGHRFLVYNAKAVREDDYYLAGKMIAVSVVHGGPGPHFLSEELVHYLAGQTSVKATVASVTDDDIGKALLEIDSAGSVDVLRDCVIKHSTMLQVAGCLRHVSTVEEKKDIVSDYLRWYIIARNSSVIDRFKEGLSALNFLSALQQHPTLLSPVLCHMEKKLTALELERLFKPDFSPSGSNRRHLESQTVGYWSDYLLDCEESQTAVSVGDVLMFATGLTSLPPSGLDPLPSLQFLDDSLFPMANTCLNLLKLPMTTSYSVFKSNMDFGIQNSPGFGCF